In Ananas comosus cultivar F153 linkage group 7, ASM154086v1, whole genome shotgun sequence, the sequence ATTTTAGTCTCTTTGTTATGCACTACAAATTTGCCGATTCTTCTCCCATCTCATACTTCACCTTAGAGTGAACATTGTAAATTCTTCACCCACCTCATACTTTTCATTTaagtatctaaatttttaataggaaatgaaaaaaaaaaattcggtaaGAACTAGGATTGAAATATGTGATAAAAAAAGTAATCGACAAATTAATATTGCATGAAAGCTAGATGTATAATATAAATGCATTAGGTGTAGACAATTAATACTTTGCCATCTAATCTAAAAGTAAGTATACTTAGAACTAAACTGAAATTCTTTTAAGAGTTTAAATACCACTAATATCGAACTAGAAAGCTCAAAgatggaaaagaaaaactttaaataaagtTGGGGGACTAGGGTGCAATTTACCCCTTAAGTAAAGtgaatgtgtttttttttttttgagaaatagatagtaagctacctgcttcattcattaagcgaaaTGAACTAAGCATACGTGATGAAGACAGCTAGGGCCTCCTGAAAGAGCCgaaaaaatacaagaaagaaaacccaaaataaagaaCTCTACACCTACCGATTAAACAAAGTAAACAAGAAAAGCGGGATCGATAACGAAAATGAAGAAGTGGGGACTGAGCATGGAAGAAGGGACAAGCAAGGGCCAAAGGGCTCCATTCCAGACATTGGTCAAAGAAGCGACACGTTCAAGAGCCCGAATAGCATTGGAAAGCACCTTGCGGAAGATAGTGTTGTTGCGCTCAGTCCAGAtgacccaccagattgccgccaaACGGGTTAAACTTTTCGATCTCGTGGCGGCATTGGGTATGTTAGATGCATCTGTCCATAGCCTTCGTACATCCCCGGCATCCAATTCGCTTGCATCTGAACCTTCGTCACAAATACGGATGTATCTGACCAAGATACAGTCCCGGAACAGGTGGTCGCAGGTTTCTGGAAAGAACAcgcaaaaaatgcaaaattgatcCACCAGACACCCTCTGCGAATCATTCTGTCTGCGGTTAGCAGTCTCTTACGCAGCAGAATTCAAATAAAAACTTTGATTTTAACCGAAATTTTTAATCTCCAAAGATGCTCATACATTGGGGCAAGGACACTTCTGCACAGAAACAGAGCTATTGAGGGGCCTACAATAGCCATAGCCCTcctcaactttttttaaaactatatgAAGTCCCTAATTAGGGtacaatgaaaattaaaatattaccaAATTTAGAGGtcgaaagtaattttttttttataaaagcttGTACCTTATTATAAATCCAacttttcttataattttatttataaaaaataattattaaaataaataaattatgcacCTACTCCAGGCTCcttccaaaataatttttttttataaacttttttttttttaagaaataggcagtatgttacccgcttcgtttaccACTTGCGCCAAAAACaatcagtaatttttttttaaaataattttttttatagactaTTGATGCTCACAATTAGAACTAAAACTCATAttccatttgaaaaagaagcTAGTAACTTACTACAGTAAATGTAAAAATGACCATTATCTGTATATTCTGGTCTACATAAATATGCATACACAGGGCTTATCTAAACAGAGAGATTACTCCAAATCGTCCAAAACGTACGGCT encodes:
- the LOC109713434 gene encoding uncharacterized protein LOC109713434, whose product is MLRGCLVDQFCIFCVFFPETCDHLFRDCILVRYIRICDEGSDASELDAGDVRRLWTDASNIPNAATRSKSLTRLAAIWWVIWTERNNTIFRKVLSNAIRALERVASLTNVWNGALWPLLVPSSMLSPHFFIFVIDPAFLVYFV